The following is a genomic window from Hymenobacter monticola.
GGCCCTTCGGCCACCACGCCAGACATTTTATAAGTCTTGGCCAAAGCCAGCAAAGCCAGTCGCCGCCCAATTTCCCATTTGAAGCCGGGGTGAATGCCGCCCTCGGTGTTGGCCAAATCGGTGGTTTCTATCATGCCCGTGTGCGGCACTTGCAACACGGCCGCCTGCGCCTCGCGAAACAGCGACAGCGTTTCGCGCGTCAGCACCACTTTGTCGTGGGTGTCGGAGTACTTGAACGGGGCCAGCGACACGTAGTAGAACGGCAGATTGGCGTCGCCCCAGGCCGCGCGCCAACTGCTGATGAGCGTGTGCATTTTTTGGGTATACGTCGTGGTTTCGGCCAGAAAGCAGTTGCTTTCGCCTTGGTACCAGAGGAAACCACGGGCCGCCAGCGGCGCCAGCGGCTTCACCATCGTCTCCCAGAACTTGCCGGGGTCGCCGTCTACTTTCTTGCCCGCGAAGGCCGGGTCTTTGGCAAAAGCTTCTTCCGAAATCCAGGGCTCGATGCGGCTGCCGGGTACCGATGTGGCCACCATGCCCACCGGCACGTTGAGGCGCTTGTTAAGCTCCTTGGCGAAGAAATAAGCGGCGGCCGAGAACGAGCGCAGGGCCGAATCCTGGGCCACGGCCCAGTCGCGGTGCAGGGTATCGGGCTTGGGCAGCGTCTTGCGGTTGACCAGGAAAATGCGGATGGCGGGGTTGTGGGCCACGTTCAGCTCGTCTACCGGGTTGGGGCCGGGCACGTCGGGACGCGTCACCTTGCTGTTTTTACGCATGGTGTACTCCATGTTCGACTGCCCCGAGCACACCCACACTTCGCCCACCAGAATGTTGCGCAGCCGAATGGTATTGC
Proteins encoded in this region:
- a CDS encoding sialate O-acetylesterase: MNDALQMAQTPRREVSRLYIVLALFLTIPAHATITLPRILGHDMVLQREKPVPIWGTAAPGEVVTVQFAGQRPSTKADAAGKWQVLLKPLKASATPAELVISGSNTIRLRNILVGEVWVCSGQSNMEYTMRKNSKVTRPDVPGPNPVDELNVAHNPAIRIFLVNRKTLPKPDTLHRDWAVAQDSALRSFSAAAYFFAKELNKRLNVPVGMVATSVPGSRIEPWISEEAFAKDPAFAGKKVDGDPGKFWETMVKPLAPLAARGFLWYQGESNCFLAETTTYTQKMHTLISSWRAAWGDANLPFYYVSLAPFKYSDTHDKVVLTRETLSLFREAQAAVLQVPHTGMIETTDLANTEGGIHPGFKWEIGRRLALLALAKTYKMSGVVAEGPVFRSLKVKGDVATISFVSAAPLVSKDGKALTDFTIAGADGVFIPAQARIQGPQVLVTAPGVKRPTAVRFGWDEVAQPNLFSEAGLPARPFRTDHVSP